GTCGTCAAAAGGATCGATTGATTTCTAGACCGAGGGAGAAATGGACATTCCGATGCTGAGGCCGAGTCGACTCGCGGGCGGCTGGTGAGGACAGGACCGACCTCCCCGGGAGCATCTCACGCCAACCTGCTGAGCACGGACCGTGCCCTGGCCGCCGGGCTCGTTGCATCTCGTCTCTCTCTCGCCTCGTCCAGATACCTAGTGGAAGAGCCAGGGCTCTCCTCGAAGCAGCCCTGGCGAAGAAGTGCAGCGCGCGCGGTGCGCACAAGGTTTCCTGTGTGACTCAGACGAATTCCCGGAACGGGCCGATATGATCACGCCGCGGGCGCGAGGAGGGGCCGTGCCGGTCCTCGGAGGCCGCCGCGGGGCAGCTGACCAGCGCGGATCCCGTTGTTTGGAGCGGCTGCCGGCGGGGGGCGGCGACGGTTCGGGGCCTGGCGGCCGCCTGTACAGGTCGGCTCGTTCCAGAGGATGAGCCCGCTCGCCCGAGGACCAGGCGGGCCTTGTCCGAGGAAGGCGAGGCACGATCGCCGTGCTCCCGCTCGGCGTGGGACCCTCCGGGCGATGACGGTGCAGGCGTAGCCGGACGTGGAGGGGGCCCTCGCCTGTCGGAAAGCCGACGGACGCTTCTGATTTTGTCGGTTTTGGTGTACTAGGCGCCCCCTCGAGAGCTCGAACCGGACCCCCGCATGACCCGCATCCTCCTCATCGACGACTCCGCCGCGATGCGGGCGCACATGCGAGCCGCGCTCGAGGGGGCGCCACAGCTCGGGCCGGCGGTGGAGATCGACGAGACGGCGAGCGGGTTCGAGGCGCTCCGGCGGATGCACCGGGGCGCCTACGACGCGGTGATCATCGACATCCACCTGCCGGACATCGACGGCCTCGAGCTCATCCGTTTCATCCGGCAGAGCCGGCACCATCGCGACGTCGCGGTCGTCATCGTCTCGTCGATGTCCTCGCCGCGCGAGCGCGAGCGGGCGTTCCGGCTCGGCGCGCATGCGTTCGTCGCGAAGCCGTTCGCCCCGGATACGCTGGCGTCTGCGGTCCGGCGGGGGGTCGCGTCGAGCCAGCTGCGCCTGCGCGTCGCGACGTAGGCGGGCGCGACGCCTCGCGGCGAGGCTTCCGGCGCACCGCTCCGAGCTGGTAGGGTGCGGGCCATGACGCTCCTGTCCCACCTCCGCCGCCTCCGCTTGGCTGCGCCGCTGGCGCTGCTCGTCGCGACCGCCTGCTCTGCCTCGTCTCCCACGCCCCGCGTCGAGCCGCCGACCGGGGCCGCGGCGCCGGTGCAGGCGTCGTCCGGCGCCGCGGATAGCCCGACCGGGCTGCTCTCGGAGGAGGACTTCAAGGCCCTCCACCAGCTCAGGGCGGACAAGGCCCCGCCCGCGCGAGGACAGACGGTCGAGGTGGCCAGCACGAAGGCGTACCTGAGCCTGCCGCGGGACGCGAAGCCGCCGATCGCGGGCGTCGTCGTCATCCACGAGTGGTGGGGCCTGAACGAGCACATCAAGCACTGGACCGATCGCCTCGCGGAGGACGGGTATGCGGCGCTCGCCGTGGACCTCTACGGCGGCAAGGTCGCGACCACGCCGGACGACGCGATGGCGGCGATGAA
The nucleotide sequence above comes from Sorangium aterium. Encoded proteins:
- a CDS encoding response regulator → MTRILLIDDSAAMRAHMRAALEGAPQLGPAVEIDETASGFEALRRMHRGAYDAVIIDIHLPDIDGLELIRFIRQSRHHRDVAVVIVSSMSSPRERERAFRLGAHAFVAKPFAPDTLASAVRRGVASSQLRLRVAT
- a CDS encoding dienelactone hydrolase family protein: MTLLSHLRRLRLAAPLALLVATACSASSPTPRVEPPTGAAAPVQASSGAADSPTGLLSEEDFKALHQLRADKAPPARGQTVEVASTKAYLSLPRDAKPPIAGVVVIHEWWGLNEHIKHWTDRLAEDGYAALAVDLYGGKVATTPDDAMAAMKAVDEAKGIEIVRAAHRFLTTDARVLAPRTASIGWCFGGAWSLKLALNEPELDAAVIYYGRLVTDPAQLKAIKAPVLGIFGNQDKGIPPEVVNDFDKALHDAGIEHEVLRYDADHAFANPSGERYNTKAAADAWEKARRFLAAKLKG